One window of Dermacentor albipictus isolate Rhodes 1998 colony chromosome 9, USDA_Dalb.pri_finalv2, whole genome shotgun sequence genomic DNA carries:
- the LOC135903640 gene encoding PMS1 protein homolog 1-like isoform X2, which produces MKSIQKLDSRTARLLHSSQSVASVSSIVKEIVENSLDAGATNVVVKLVDYGLDRIEVIDNGYGVGEDDLPLVVLPGYTSKIRSSEDLLSLATYGFRGQALAAVAAVSRVTIASGPQDSEQGLALCFDSQGNIVSRKVLPWNGGTRVTIEDIFKNIPVRRKHMDTVKAKSAQLKKVQHFLHAMAIACPGIGLSLHHNKSVIWTKVPVKTMREAIGQVYGIGILQLLHYSEAHDDNSGTVIKLFVPDMSTTDKEKLPSSSEPDRSIILVNGRPVSIKEMTQFLQKEFSSALGTQDGSSTKHPICVVSLDVPPSELDVNLEPDKTAVVFSNKDAVVELFEDLVRKAFSSASAKNVSANAVEESVTTVPLSSDNSAAQNQKDLEAVDDLDGLFEDFVMPDDVCEDLECQINRDLPATPDGNKENVVSLTEKAAVPPDKPSALCENLPEVQSHKTLTPSKTIPTPPRMPERQASLWSLGILQNTQGKTVTEPTRVGGGIAEKRPMISPLKDRTPSKRMRMPARPSGVHSWLKDMLSTEKRSAKETYCARRKKEILSQVPEMPLMELSVLLEEGWNSLTPDEKQQYEKQTGKAQTDCNKPSGMLQQAKESGPPKESMSTWKRVELQFSMQTIKEHFEDYCHLSQKPLSLDTTLVGPLRGCPTDAWVVWHKARLCTLNTARLREAITFKRLVASYPILAEEADPPITVTPV; this is translated from the exons ATGAAAAGTATTCAGAAGCTGGACTCGCGCACCGCGAGGCTTTTACATAGCAGCCAGTCAGTTGCTTCAGTTAGCAGCATTGTGAAAGAAATCGTGGAAAACTCACTCGATGCAGGTGCCACGAATGTCGTCGTCAAACTG GTTGATTACGGACTCGATAGAATTGAGGTGATTgacaatggctatggtgttggagaAGACGACTTGCCACTGGTCGTACTTCCTGGCTACACGTCGAAGATAAGAAGTTCGGAGGATCTCCTGTCTCTTGCCACCTATGGCTTTCGTGGCCAGGCACTTGCAGCTGTTGCCGCTGTGTCCAGAGTCACCATTGCCAGTGGGCCCCAAGACAGCGAACAAGGGCTGGCGTTGTGCTTTGACTCGCAAGGAAACATTGTGTCACGAAAGGTTTTGCCTTGGAATGGAG GGACACGAGTAACCATAGAAGACATTTTCAAGAACATTCCAGTGCGAAGGAAACACATGGACACAGTAAAGGCAAAATCAGCACAGCTTAAAAAAGTTCAACATTTTCTTCATGCCATGGCCATTGCTTGTCCTG GTATTGGCCTCAGTCTCCATCACAACAAAAGTGTCATCTGGACAAAAGTGCCAGTGAAAACCATGCGGGAGGCCATTGGCCAGGTGTACGGCATCGGCATACTGCAGCTGCTGCATTACAGTGAAGCACATGATGACAACTCTGGCACT GTTATAAAGCTATTTGTTCCTGACATGTCAACAACGGACAAGGAAAAACTACCCAGCAGTTCTGAGCCAGATAGGAGTATAATTTTGGTAAATGGGAGACCTGTCAGCATCAAGGAGATGACGCAG TTCCTCCAAAAGGAGTTTTCTTCAGCACTCGGTACTCAAGATGGAAGTTCAACAAAACATCCCATCTGTGTCGTCTCACTCGATGTTCCACCAAGTGAGCTTGACGTGAACTTGGAGCCAGACAAGACTGCTGTTGTATTCAGTAACAAG GACGCAGTGGTCGAGCTTTTTGAAGATTTAGTCAGAAAAGCATTCAGCAGTGCATCTGCAAAGAACGTCAGTGCCAATGCAGTTGAAGAAAGTGTTACGACAGTGCCTCTTTCTTCGGACAATTCAGCAGCTCAGAATCAGAAGGACCTAGAAGCAGTGGATGATTTGGATGGCCTATTTGAAGACTTTGTGATGCCTGATGATGTCTGTGAAGACTTGGAATGCCAGATAAACCGAGATCTCCCTGCCACTCCTGATGGGAACAAGGAGAATGTGGTGTCACTTACTGAAAAGGCAGCAGTTCCTCCTGATAAACCCAGTGCTCTGTGCGAAAATCTCCCAGAAGTACAATCTCATAAAACTTTGACACCTTCAAAAACCATCCCAACACCACCACGTATGCCTGAAAGACAAGCATCGCTTTGGTCTCTCGGTATCCTTCAGAACACCCAAGGGAAAACAGTGACG GAGCCTACGAGAGTGGGAGGAGGCATTGCAGAGAAGAGGCCCATGATCAGTCCGCTGAAAGACAGGACACCTAGCAAAAGAATGCGGATGCCAGCGAGGCCTTCAGGAGTTCACAGCTGGCTGAAAGACATGCTGAGCACTGAGAAGCGCTCGGCCAAGGAAACATACTGCGCTCGTAGGAAGAAAGAGA TCTTGTCACAGGTTCCAGAAATGCCATTGATGGAGCTCAGTGTGCTCCTTGAAGAAGGGTGGAATTCACTTACGCCCGATGAAAAGCAGCAGTATGAAAAACAAACAGGAAAAGCTCAGACAGACTG CAACAAGCCATCTGGTATGCTACAGCAGGCAAAAGAAAGTGGTCCACCAAAGGAGTCTATGTCAACCTGGAAAAGAGTGGAGCTGCAGTTCTCCATGCAGACCATTAAGGAGCACTTCGAGGATTACTGCCACCTTAG CCAAAAGCCACTCAGTCTGGACACTACCCTCGTTGGACCACTTCGTGGATGTCCCACTGATGCTTGGGTCGTCTGGCACAAGGCAAGGCTTTGCACACTGAATACAGCGCGCCTACGTGAAGCAATTACATTCAAGAGACTTGTGGCTTCGTATCCCATTTTGGCAGAAGAGGCTGATCCCCCTATAACTGTAACACCCGT
- the LOC135903639 gene encoding protein transport protein Sec16A-like, giving the protein MAPAAPSNLHDRPASRARSLTGETGEVAQYSPPVELRANVPVMVTDTGDFEDHVVVSHRQQRSRAPGVATPAPTRRSRHEWEEQESVGTAGASLPSPEQLSSVPDLTWPEAQSTLPARTEPPGCTAESDNLPAVPERSDWEDVNGSPLIPRSDAASPSRGHASPVYDAGCTCVAVTHHKRNAKKTGNDLRVWERESRSAENNEEQSYCRLNASCKISTDAGRGREYRERRDSRPADDRISEEILNFKRNCDFSSYQSGGGVPMRGQDLRRDRQSNRGADRRDVSEEDFEQYNRKGGRRRPKEDRRAGDVYHDYRRVHWSCDNYDDRRAYRDEKFGADFHEPARFHHRLDQWRMERSHVKRKEHRFVRTSDRYDERRENRRQPPGTCPEPCLNEQDWRTERTHLKREPDFSSGDPRKTYRVSRHPKFHGNDLSTGALYDRGCVDDATCNCKYGDYGRKRDGCSHYEYAPRLGHENMYYDELYRTNPVYRQQVDAYYSRFGYSSAQQIDWWNVRAGPLSADAYLRWNQNFADDHVHDNAPELQEVLKFPRPHPIVSFCGLNGLVKLVPTISGSNPPQLIEIHSLTPLFQKEPCFRELEAFPGPLIRSETHKHTVIHFCKKKIASFAKIPDLPDRSSHILLWELLVLLLRQNGLVSGSEIAELLIKDHEMLEPTPSVLCSRPMCDGDADVSSKSSGVCTGSSFDDIAVCDGSQLGTITTSHAVAKFREFLLFGRKKCALEWAEKHGLWGHALSLASRIDNRTHAAMMARFTNALSLNDPLRTLYQHLSGRQPAAVTLVAAEKWGEWRPHLAMILSNPSTCPETDARSVTILGDALASHGCLSAAHFCYVAAHAEFGSYSRKCNKLVLLGASHQTLPFREFASNEAIHCTEIYEYARSLSDPSYTLPHLQLYKFLHAMRLAEYGFPEEALLYCEILAEAMAQHCVSVHIAAQTYELANRLKYHVPEFIQEQTERHEIGEATWLDALAQMVSEHRAADNSAVPQAGDHCTFRSDGESDETGFMTEILSADSGFQSQPNVASADFLGCDTDGYVLRQPENYFSSYVDTSVCKDISPPLEQWSSVADTHAAVSAAAEQCSSMAEDAARENSQIQASADLSFLATAPPTVEDCRQSAQPHLSPHLSTPSNECNFTGATSATQPCVSNRSSQTDTSVPPCPPASTEAVRFDYYSASVYQQHPETLTSQDCGSGVSSSTDVRVRRDYVDDTTASSVHRRVQPKRPTSESERARPATDKPREAARKSWLGAIFGKIAPRQPNQIILPDDNDPCIVWDEEKKCWVDKNAVPGEADGPMAAPPKDSSFGGQKSFSGKPGQSRFHLSKQRSLRRRYVDVLNADSSKASGDSPSTPTPFLEEQPACTQGAPKLFVPQLSTQQSGGSGCDFVSCAPVPDQTATPALPLSPVTSVHYWSSPMPTPAPMMFSTTSSTATG; this is encoded by the coding sequence ATGGCTCCAGCAGCGCCATCCAACCTGCACGACCGGCCCGCCTCACGGGCACGTTCCCTCACGGGAGAGACTGGTGAAGTGGCGCAATATTCGCCGCCCGTCGAGCTTCGAGCCAATGTGCCTGTGATGGTGACTGATACTGGTGACTTCGAGGACCATGTTGTGGTGTCGCACAGGCAACAGCGGAGTCGAGCGCCAGGCGTGGCAACGCCCGCACCGACGCGCCGAAGCCGCCATGAGTGGGAAGAACAGGAAAGTGTAGGAACTGCCGGTGCTTCATTGCCTTCGCCTGAACAGTTGTCGTCCGTGCCGGACCTCACCTGGCCAGAGGCACAATCGACGCTCCCGGCCAGGACCGAGCCGCCGGGATGCACCGCTGAGAGTGATAACTTGCCTGCTGTCCCGGAAAGAAGTGATTGGGAGGACGTGAATGGCTCTCCGCTGATACCACGGTCTGATGCCGCATCACCTTCGCGTGGTCACGCTTCCCCTGTCTACGACGCTGGCTGTACTTGTGTCGCTGTTACGCACCACAAGCGCAATGCAAAGAAGACCGGCAACGATTTGCGCGTATGGGAGCGCGAATCTCGAAGCGCAGAAAACAACGAAGAACAATCTTACTGTCGGCTTAACGCGAGTTGCAAAATTTCTACGGACGCAGGGCGCGGCAGGGAATATAGAGAGCGTCGTGACTCAAGGCCAGCCGACGACCGAATCAGCGAAGAAATTCTAAATTTTAAAAGAAATTGCGACTTCAGTAGTTATCAAAGTGGTGGAGGAGTCCCCATGAGAGGCCAAGATCTGAGAAGAGACCGCCAGTCTAATAGAGGAGCTGATCGGAGAGATGTTTCGGAAGAGGATTTCGAGCAATACAATAGAAAAGGCGGTAGAAGACGACCGAAGGAGGACAGAAGGGCGGGGGACGTATATCACGATTACAGAAGGGTGCACTGGAGTTGTGACAACTATGACGACCGGAGAGCGTACAGGGACGAGAAATTCGGGGCCGACTTCCACGAGCCCGCCCGTTTCCACCATCGGCTAGACCAGTGGAGAATGGAGAGAAGCCACGTCAAAAGAAAGGAACATCGGTTCGTCCGCACTAGTGACCGTTACGACGAAAGACGTGAAAACCGTCGACAACCGCCCGGAACGTGCCCGGAACCCTGCCTGAATGAACAGGACTGGCGAACCGAACGAACACACCTCAAACGTGAGCCCGACTTTTCTTCTGGGGATCCACGAAAAACATATCGTGTTAGCAGGCACCCAAAATTCCATGGCAATGACCTGTCCACTGGCGCTCTCTACGACCGGGGGTGCGTTGACGATGCTACTTGCAATTGCAAATACGGCGACTACGGGAGAAAACGCGACGGCTGCAGTCATTACGAGTACGCACCACGTTTGGGCCACGAAAACATGTATTACGATGAGTTATACCGGACCAACCCAGTGTACAGGCAGCAAGTCGATGCATACTATTCCCGTTTTGGCTACAGCTCTGCGCAGCAAATTGACTGGTGGAATGTGCGCGCTGGGCCATTGTCCGCCGACGCGTACTTGCGCTGGAACCAAAATTTTGCCGACGACCATGTCCACGACAATGCACCCGAGCTACAAGAAGTGCTGAAGTTCCCACGACCACACCCTATTGTCAGTTTCTGCGGCCTCAATGGCCTGGTCAAGCTGGTTCCCACTATCAGTGGAAGTAATCCGCCGCAACTCATCGAGATTCACAGCCTCACGCCCTTGTTTCAGAAGGAGCCATGTTTCCGCGAACTAGAGGCATTTCCGGGACCTCTGATTAGGTCCGAAACGCACAAGCACACCGTGATCCACTTTTGCAAGAAGAAGATCGCGTCATTTGCCAAAATCCCCGACTTGCCCGATCGGTCCTCGCACATTCTTCTCTGGGAGCTGCTTGTGCTCCTGCTCCGACAGAACGGGCTGGTCTCGGGTTCGGAAATTGCAGAGCTGTTGATTAAGGACCATGAAATGTTGGAGCCGACACCGTCAGTGCTATGTTCCCGGCCAATGTGCGATGGGGATGCGGATGTATCATCCAAGAGCTCTGGTGTGTGCACCGGCTCGTCGTTTGATGACATCGCGGTGTGCGACGGCAGCCAGCTCGGAACCATTACCACTAGTCACGCAGTCGCGAAGTTCCGCGAGTTCCTACTCTTTGGACGCAAAAAGTGCGCTTTGGAGTGGGCCGAGAAGCACGGTCTCTGGGGTCACGCGCTGTCGCTGGCCTCAAGGATAGACAACAGAACGCATGCAGCCATGATGGCTCGCTTCACGAACGCTCTGTCCCTGAATGACCCTCTGCGTACGCTGTACCAACACCTGTCTGGACGACAGCCCGCTGCTGTCACTCTCGTTGCCGCCGAGAAATGGGGCGAATGGAGACCTCATTTGGCCATGATCCTCTCCAACCCATCGACATGTCCGGAAACAGACGCCCGTAGCGTCACCATCCTTGGCGACGCTTTAGCCAGCCATGGCTGCTTATCGGCAGCGCATTTCTGCTACGTGGCTGCCCATGCCGAGTTTGGGTCGTATTCTCGCAAGTGCAACAAGCTTGTGTTGCTCGGAGCCAGCCACCAGACGCTCCCGTTTCGCGAGTTTGCGTCCAACGAGGCAATCCACTGCACGGAGATCTACGAGTACGCCCGCTCTCTGTCCGACCCCAGCTACACGCTACCGCATTTGCAGCTGTACAAGTTTCTTCATGCCATGCGGCTCGCTGAGTACGGATTTCCGGAAGAGGCGCTTCTCTACTGTGAGATTCTGGCAGAGGCGATGGCGCAGCACTGCGTGTCGGTGCACATAGCAGCACAGACATATGAGTTGGCCAACCGATTGAAGTACCACGTGCCAGAGTTTATCCAAGAGCAAACGGAGCGACACGAGATCGGCGAGGCTACTTGGCTGGATGCCCTTGCCCAAATGGTCTCTGAACATCGAGCAGCTGACAATAGCGCCGTGCCCCAGGCTGGAGATCATTGCACCTTTAGAAGCGATGGAGAGAGTGATGAAACTGGTTTCATGACTGAAATATTGAGTGCGGACAGCGGTTTCCAGAGTCAGCCAAATGTTGCCAGCGCGGACTTTTTGGGGTGCGACACCGACGGATATGTTCTGCGGCAGCCAGAAAACTACTTCAGCTCTTACGTAGACACTTCTGTGTGCAAGGATATTTCACCGCCGCTAGAACAGTGGAGTTCAGTGGCGGATACACATGCTGCAGTCTCAGCTGCGGCTGAGCAATGCAGCTCGATGGCGGAGGACGCCGCCCGTGAAAACTCTCAAATTCAAGCGTCGGCCGATCTTTCATTCCTTGCGACAGCTCCGCCAACTGTCGAAGACTGTCGTCAATCAGCACAGCCTCACCTATCGCCTCACCTATCGACACCTTCGAACGAGTGCAACTTTACGGGTGCAACGAGTGCAACCCAACCGTGTGTAAGCAACAGGTCATCACAGACAGACACTTCGGTACCACCATGTCCGCCTGCCAGCACGGAGGCCGTGCGATTCGACTACTACAGTGCTTCAGTTTATCAGCAACACCCCGAAACTTTGACTTCGCAGGATTGCGGTAGCGGCGTCAGCAGCAGCACAGACGTTCGCGTCCGGCGAGACTACGTTGACGACACGACCGCGTCCTCTGTGCACCGACGTGTTCAACCAAAGCGCCCAACGTCTGAATCGGAACGTGCCAGACCAGCTACTGATAAGCCACGAGAGGCTGCCAGAAAGAGCTGGCTGGGGGCCATCTTTGGGAAAATAGCTCCGAGGCAACCCAACCAGATCATTCTTCCGGATGACAATGACCCCTGCATTGTGTGGGACGAGGAGAAGAAGTGTTGGGTGGACAAGAATGCTGTGCCCGGTGAAGCGGACGGGCCGATGGCGGCGCCTCCAAAGGACTCCAGTTTTGGAGGCCAGAAATCGTTCAGCGGTAAGCCCGGACAGAGCCGGTTTCACTTGAGCAAGCAGCGCTCTCTGCGCAGACGCTACGTGGATGTGCTTAACGCAGACAGTAGTAAGGCATCTGGTGACTCTCCCTCAACGCCGACGCCGTTTTTAGAAGAGCAACCGGCTTGCACGCAAGGCGCGCCCAAGCTTTTCGTTCCCCAACTTTCGACCCAACAGAGCGGCGGCTCTGGATGTGACTTTGTATCTTGTGCTCCCGTGCCAGACCAGACAGCGACTCCGGCTCTGCCGTTATCACCAGTGACATCGGTACACTACTGGTCATCACCTATGCCCACGCCAGCGCCAATGATGTTCAGCACGACATCTAGTACTGCAACCGGATAG